The proteins below are encoded in one region of Fibrella aestuarina BUZ 2:
- a CDS encoding outer membrane beta-barrel protein codes for MITRFLTLLLLSWLVATAALAQPGTKKVTVGLRIGANFSKLDNLSYQTPRLDPNGLPVLSGGSVVYDFFQQNDARSTGLVGGLFARFGNRFYVQPELLFSVKGGRFDILRQGLATQSVNVKVGTIDLPLLLGVRVGPLRLNAGPMASLTVLNGNLKEAIAHYGSQPIGETARQAAVGYQAGIGLSLAGMQLDLRHEGGLTGKPATSDAGTQSTRSNLWQLTVGVGF; via the coding sequence TGTCGTGGCTGGTCGCCACGGCGGCACTGGCGCAGCCGGGCACCAAAAAAGTTACCGTCGGGCTCAGGATCGGCGCCAATTTCTCGAAACTCGACAACCTGTCGTACCAAACACCCCGCCTCGATCCAAACGGCCTGCCGGTGCTGTCGGGGGGTAGCGTCGTCTATGATTTTTTCCAACAGAACGACGCCCGCTCAACGGGGCTGGTGGGTGGGCTGTTTGCCCGTTTCGGCAACCGGTTCTATGTCCAGCCCGAGCTGCTGTTTTCCGTGAAAGGCGGGCGGTTCGATATCCTCCGGCAGGGGCTGGCCACCCAGTCGGTCAACGTCAAGGTCGGCACGATCGACCTGCCCCTGTTGCTGGGCGTGCGGGTGGGGCCGTTGCGGCTCAATGCGGGTCCGATGGCATCACTGACGGTGCTGAACGGGAACCTGAAAGAGGCCATCGCGCACTACGGCTCGCAGCCCATCGGCGAAACCGCCCGGCAGGCGGCAGTCGGGTATCAGGCGGGCATTGGGCTTAGCCTGGCCGGTATGCAACTCGACCTGCGGCACGAAGGTGGCCTAACCGGCAAGCCCGCCACCAGCGACGCCGGTACACAGTCGACCCGCTCGAACCTGTGGCAACTAACCGTCGG